The Halalkalibaculum roseum genome window below encodes:
- a CDS encoding potassium channel family protein, protein MKFFTSQLTQIISSRGTKYNLKRLARFLGVLLLLIVIYSVLFHYIMEYEGRYHSWMTGFYWTLTVMSTLGFGDITFTSDLGRAFSVIVLISGMLSLLILLPFTFIQFFYAPWLEAQSRARAPRELPEKTRDHIIITHYNPITRAFMKKLEQYNYTYVLLESELSKALEYHDEGFSVVFGDIDDPETYKKLRVTQASMVVTAGTDMVNSNICNTVRELDEDVTIVATADSADSIDLLKMAGCNHVMRMGEMMGRALSRRTIGQDSRVHVVGRFDQLVIAEAMAYQTPLVGKTLKESRLREQMGINLVGIWERGKFNKPHPELTIKNESVLIMAGSPEQLRTYDEYMAIYRSTSSPVIIVGAGRVGRGIADAFDERGLNYRIIDKNPDRMKQDERYILGAAEDFSVLDQAGINEAPCILVTTHDDDMNIYLTIYARKLRPNIQVISRSTLQRNVSTLHRAGADFVLSYATMGANAIFNILERNDILIVAEGLNVFTVNAPPALNGKTLIESQIRQQTGCSVLAIKKEDHQLINPDPDVSITEQCELVMVGTDEDEVTFMELYR, encoded by the coding sequence TTGAAATTCTTTACCTCGCAACTTACGCAAATCATATCCAGCAGGGGTACCAAATATAATCTGAAGCGATTAGCCAGATTCTTGGGAGTTCTACTGTTGCTCATAGTCATTTACTCGGTTCTGTTTCACTATATCATGGAGTATGAAGGCCGGTATCATAGCTGGATGACCGGCTTTTACTGGACCCTTACTGTCATGTCTACGCTTGGCTTCGGTGATATTACCTTTACAAGCGACCTTGGGCGTGCTTTTTCTGTGATTGTGTTAATATCGGGCATGCTCTCTCTTTTGATACTACTTCCTTTTACCTTCATCCAATTTTTTTACGCACCGTGGCTTGAGGCACAATCCAGGGCAAGAGCACCCCGAGAACTACCGGAGAAGACCCGCGACCATATCATTATTACCCATTATAATCCCATCACCAGGGCTTTCATGAAAAAGCTTGAGCAGTATAACTATACTTATGTACTGCTGGAAAGTGAACTGTCTAAAGCATTGGAATATCATGATGAAGGCTTTAGTGTCGTTTTTGGAGATATAGATGATCCGGAAACCTATAAAAAACTTAGAGTTACTCAGGCTTCCATGGTGGTAACCGCCGGTACCGACATGGTTAACTCCAACATCTGCAATACCGTACGGGAACTGGATGAGGATGTCACAATTGTAGCGACAGCAGACTCTGCGGACTCCATTGACCTACTCAAAATGGCCGGTTGTAATCACGTAATGCGCATGGGTGAAATGATGGGAAGAGCCCTTTCGCGTAGGACCATAGGGCAGGATAGTCGTGTACATGTTGTCGGACGTTTCGACCAGTTGGTTATCGCAGAAGCGATGGCTTATCAGACTCCATTGGTTGGTAAAACACTCAAAGAAAGTCGCTTGCGAGAACAAATGGGTATTAATCTTGTCGGTATTTGGGAACGGGGCAAGTTTAACAAACCACACCCAGAGTTAACTATCAAAAACGAAAGCGTACTGATCATGGCCGGTTCTCCTGAACAACTAAGGACCTATGATGAATACATGGCCATCTATCGCTCCACTTCCAGTCCGGTGATTATTGTCGGTGCGGGTCGCGTTGGACGCGGAATAGCAGATGCTTTTGACGAGCGCGGCCTGAACTACCGAATCATTGATAAGAATCCGGATCGTATGAAACAGGATGAAAGGTATATCCTCGGGGCGGCTGAAGATTTCAGTGTACTCGATCAAGCGGGTATCAATGAAGCACCCTGTATTCTGGTTACCACGCACGATGACGATATGAATATCTATCTCACAATATATGCCCGGAAATTGCGACCCAATATACAGGTCATCAGCCGTTCAACCCTGCAACGCAACGTGTCAACGCTGCACCGTGCCGGTGCTGATTTTGTTCTATCCTATGCGACCATGGGTGCAAATGCCATATTTAATATCCTGGAACGCAATGACATTCTTATTGTGGCGGAAGGTCTGAATGTGTTCACAGTCAATGCTCCACCAGCGCTTAATGGAAAAACCTTGATTGAATCACAAATTCGACAGCAGACCGGATGCAGTGTTCTCGCTATCAAAAAAGAAGACCATCAACTTATTAATCCGGATCCTGATGTCAGTATCACAGAACAATGCGAGCTGGTGATGGTCGGTACCGATGAAGATGAGGTTACATTCATGGAGCTGTACAGGTAG
- a CDS encoding complex I subunit 4 family protein, producing the protein MEFQFLGLGILSWIVFIPILGMALVLLLPDSKRDAMRWTAAVVTGIQVVLAGIIYMSFDQAKTGINNIESLQFVEHFNWITVDAVPWVGKVNIDYFLGLDGLSILMVILTALIAFVGVISSWNIKKMVKGYFALYLLLITGIMGVFVALDFFLFFIFWEVMLLPMYFLIGIWGGPQREYAAIKFFLYTFVGGILMLLTMLALYFSVAHTDPVTGESVHTFNILHMMNPENFVDGGLLSGWDTTWRYVAWMALFINFAIKIPVFPFHTWLPDAHVQAPTPISVILAGVLLKLGAYGLLRINFPILPDATLYFGYFMAILGMISIIYGALCAMAQEDFKKLIAYSSISHMGIVILGIAAFNTQGMVGGVLQMFNHGIITAVLFLSVGVLYDRAHTRGLNDFGGMANQMPRYTGIAMIGMFAAMGLPGLNGFVSELFSFLGAFETYRWITIISVTGIIITAAYILWTIQRIYLGEVPDRWKELKDLTLREYISLVPLIILIILLGIYPSLAIDLINSSLSGLVELISAGGV; encoded by the coding sequence ATGGAATTTCAATTTTTGGGACTTGGCATACTAAGCTGGATTGTATTTATACCGATTCTTGGAATGGCATTAGTGTTACTGCTTCCTGATTCAAAACGCGATGCCATGCGATGGACGGCTGCGGTTGTAACCGGCATTCAGGTCGTATTGGCCGGAATTATCTACATGTCTTTCGATCAGGCAAAGACCGGTATAAACAACATAGAAAGCCTGCAATTTGTAGAACACTTCAACTGGATTACGGTTGACGCCGTACCATGGGTGGGCAAAGTCAACATCGACTATTTTCTGGGACTAGATGGACTCAGTATCCTAATGGTGATCCTCACTGCATTAATTGCCTTTGTCGGGGTTATCTCTTCCTGGAATATTAAAAAAATGGTAAAGGGATACTTTGCACTCTACCTGCTGTTGATCACCGGAATTATGGGTGTCTTTGTAGCGCTGGACTTTTTCCTCTTCTTTATTTTCTGGGAAGTCATGCTGCTGCCCATGTATTTCCTTATTGGTATATGGGGTGGCCCGCAACGGGAATATGCAGCCATCAAGTTTTTTCTCTACACATTCGTGGGCGGTATTTTGATGCTTCTCACCATGCTTGCACTCTATTTTAGCGTTGCCCATACAGATCCTGTTACCGGCGAATCGGTTCATACCTTTAATATTCTCCACATGATGAATCCGGAGAATTTTGTGGATGGCGGACTGCTATCCGGCTGGGATACTACCTGGCGTTATGTAGCCTGGATGGCACTGTTTATCAACTTTGCCATTAAGATTCCGGTATTCCCCTTCCATACGTGGTTGCCTGATGCCCACGTACAGGCGCCCACCCCGATAAGTGTCATTCTTGCCGGAGTTTTGCTGAAACTGGGAGCTTACGGGTTGCTACGAATTAATTTTCCAATACTACCGGACGCCACACTCTACTTCGGTTACTTCATGGCCATTCTCGGCATGATTAGTATTATCTACGGTGCCTTGTGTGCCATGGCCCAGGAAGACTTTAAAAAACTGATCGCCTATTCATCGATCAGTCACATGGGAATTGTGATCCTGGGTATAGCAGCTTTCAATACGCAGGGAATGGTCGGAGGCGTGCTTCAAATGTTCAACCACGGCATCATTACTGCGGTACTCTTTCTTTCCGTGGGCGTCCTTTATGACCGCGCCCATACACGGGGACTCAACGACTTTGGAGGCATGGCCAACCAAATGCCACGCTATACCGGAATTGCCATGATCGGTATGTTCGCTGCTATGGGGCTTCCGGGACTCAATGGTTTTGTCAGTGAGCTCTTCTCTTTCCTCGGGGCCTTTGAAACCTACCGGTGGATCACCATAATATCGGTAACCGGCATCATCATCACGGCTGCATACATACTATGGACCATCCAGCGTATTTACCTCGGTGAAGTGCCCGACCGCTGGAAAGAACTGAAAGATCTCACGCTACGGGAATATATCAGCCTGGTACCTCTGATTATTCTCATTATCCTCCTTGGAATTTATCCCTCACTGGCCATTGATCTCATAAACAGCTCGTTAAGCGGTCTGGTTGAACTGATAAGTGCTGGAGGTGTATGA
- a CDS encoding DUF6940 family protein produces MFRFQKTVIQEGESYQFLLSRDEEPLRYKYFISLLQDSESFRSFYINLLKEEIPFKAYQWETPPVTRDNYDRRFEFVVYKSPGIDLPADPGPFRSYFRNLQLGEQVAVFDNLGGDARLVAPVPVRPSNNYSHIGVFTESAPLDQQHVLWKETGRVTEKMLSNRPLWLNTAGGGVAWLHIRLDSIPKYYRHRPYARDAQG; encoded by the coding sequence ATGTTTCGTTTTCAAAAAACCGTAATACAGGAAGGAGAATCCTATCAATTTTTACTTAGCCGGGATGAGGAGCCTTTGCGATATAAATATTTTATTTCTCTCCTGCAGGATAGTGAATCCTTCCGCTCTTTTTATATCAATTTGCTGAAGGAAGAGATTCCTTTCAAAGCGTATCAATGGGAAACGCCGCCGGTTACACGAGACAATTATGATCGCCGGTTTGAATTCGTCGTTTATAAAAGTCCCGGTATCGATCTTCCGGCCGATCCCGGACCTTTCCGATCCTATTTCAGGAATCTTCAGCTTGGGGAACAGGTGGCGGTTTTTGACAATCTGGGAGGAGATGCACGGCTGGTTGCTCCCGTGCCTGTTCGTCCGTCAAATAACTATTCCCATATAGGAGTTTTCACGGAGTCAGCCCCATTAGACCAACAGCATGTCCTTTGGAAAGAAACGGGTAGGGTAACAGAAAAGATGCTATCAAATCGCCCGTTGTGGCTCAATACTGCCGGAGGCGGTGTAGCATGGCTTCATATTCGTCTTGACTCAATCCCCAAATATTATCGGCACCGGCCTTATGCCCGGGATGCCCAAGGTTGA
- a CDS encoding sugar phosphate nucleotidyltransferase: MTAFHKAIIPAAGLGKRMRPLSSYIPKPMLPLGKKPVLHHIVDEIRAAGVKEILIPTRSDHEEIGEYFQDDGNITIKIDDSAGGPGEAVLTGEEFVDGSPFLVIFSDAPLAGEKTEKVIQGMSEIFQKNSPDAVMSIYPVPKKEAGSRGIVKLADQKTNGLFEVETIIEKPDSISISEPMASTCRYLFTPDLFDALKNAERDEDGELQLTAGVNELLRKGGTVLASSLPKGLKRHDTGNFDGYAKAQAAFGQYK, from the coding sequence ATGACAGCATTCCACAAAGCAATCATTCCGGCAGCAGGTTTGGGTAAACGTATGCGACCACTCTCTTCATATATCCCCAAACCAATGCTCCCGCTGGGTAAGAAACCGGTACTTCACCATATAGTAGATGAAATCCGAGCAGCCGGAGTCAAGGAAATATTGATCCCCACTCGATCCGATCATGAGGAAATAGGGGAGTATTTTCAAGATGATGGAAACATAACAATTAAGATCGATGATTCAGCAGGTGGCCCGGGTGAAGCCGTACTCACCGGAGAGGAGTTTGTTGATGGTTCTCCGTTCCTCGTCATATTCTCGGATGCACCACTTGCGGGTGAAAAAACTGAGAAAGTCATTCAGGGGATGTCAGAAATATTTCAAAAGAATTCCCCGGACGCGGTTATGTCCATTTATCCGGTGCCAAAAAAAGAGGCCGGTTCTAGAGGTATTGTTAAACTTGCAGATCAAAAAACGAACGGATTGTTTGAAGTAGAGACTATTATAGAGAAACCTGATTCAATTAGTATATCAGAACCTATGGCATCCACCTGCAGGTACCTGTTCACGCCGGATCTATTTGATGCCTTAAAAAATGCAGAGCGCGATGAGGATGGTGAACTGCAGCTGACGGCCGGAGTAAATGAATTACTCAGGAAAGGTGGTACTGTGTTAGCTAGTTCATTACCTAAAGGACTAAAGCGACACGACACCGGAAACTTCGATGGTTATGCTAAAGCTCAGGCAGCCTTTGGCCAGTATAAATAA
- a CDS encoding NADH-quinone oxidoreductase subunit N, which translates to MDQQILHSIGWFYPEIILVLTLCVIILADIIIKRDKMIGGRILLGGLILSGVAILFQVGVNESVFFDLVAVDAFAVFMKLVIIVAAIFVVLFSMNSAELSSYRSRIGEFYMMLSGMVLGMLLMVGATNVLLMYLAFEVTSISSYVLVGFTKKSGRSSESSMKYIIYGAVSSGIMLYGLTLLIGITGATDIYGINETLNAGISQPTMFNLSIAMILVGMGFKVAVVPFHFWAPDIYEGAPFSIAAILAVASKIAAFGLLIRFFSVSFGAVETAGGGIWEMLFTDQIPWDLIIGIMAALAMIVGNLTALMQDNIKRMLAYSSIAHAGYILMGVVIFSEQGVSSILVYLFIYLFMNLGAFYTAMLFSDSVHTESIEGYKGLGHRAPLEGISMTIFLVSLTGLPPTGGFIAKLYIFGAAVNAGWIWLVAIAGITTVISLYYYIRVARNLFLFKPEPNSEKLTFNLKSKLILGSLLVPTLFLGVYFTPLIEFAKQSITILGLN; encoded by the coding sequence ATGGATCAACAGATTCTTCATAGTATCGGCTGGTTTTATCCTGAGATCATACTCGTACTTACGCTTTGTGTGATCATTCTTGCCGACATCATTATAAAGCGGGATAAAATGATCGGCGGCCGGATTTTGCTTGGCGGACTCATTCTCTCCGGGGTAGCCATACTGTTTCAAGTGGGAGTCAACGAATCGGTCTTTTTTGACCTGGTCGCTGTAGATGCTTTTGCCGTTTTCATGAAGCTGGTCATAATAGTGGCAGCAATCTTTGTAGTTCTCTTTTCCATGAACAGCGCAGAGCTGAGTAGCTACCGCTCTCGAATAGGTGAATTTTATATGATGCTTTCCGGCATGGTGCTGGGAATGCTGCTGATGGTTGGTGCTACCAATGTGTTACTCATGTACCTGGCCTTTGAAGTCACCAGTATCAGCTCCTATGTATTGGTGGGTTTCACCAAAAAGTCAGGACGTTCTTCAGAGTCATCCATGAAGTATATTATCTATGGTGCGGTGTCATCGGGCATCATGTTATATGGCCTAACGCTGCTGATCGGTATAACCGGGGCAACGGATATATATGGTATCAACGAAACCTTGAATGCCGGTATTTCCCAACCTACCATGTTCAACCTGTCAATTGCTATGATCCTGGTAGGCATGGGCTTTAAGGTGGCAGTTGTCCCCTTTCATTTCTGGGCTCCCGACATATACGAAGGCGCACCCTTTTCTATCGCGGCAATCCTCGCGGTGGCATCCAAAATTGCTGCTTTCGGACTGCTCATTCGCTTCTTTTCGGTGTCATTTGGCGCTGTCGAAACAGCAGGTGGCGGAATATGGGAAATGCTGTTTACGGATCAAATTCCCTGGGATCTTATTATTGGAATAATGGCTGCTCTTGCCATGATTGTCGGAAATCTCACTGCACTCATGCAGGATAATATCAAGAGGATGCTGGCATATTCAAGCATAGCCCATGCGGGCTATATTCTAATGGGCGTGGTCATATTTTCTGAACAGGGCGTATCATCCATCCTGGTATATCTGTTCATCTATTTGTTTATGAATCTGGGAGCTTTTTACACTGCCATGCTCTTTTCCGACTCTGTCCATACCGAATCTATCGAAGGCTACAAAGGACTAGGACACCGGGCTCCCCTGGAAGGCATCAGTATGACGATCTTTCTGGTTTCACTCACCGGGCTACCGCCCACAGGCGGATTCATAGCCAAACTCTATATATTCGGGGCGGCCGTTAATGCCGGTTGGATCTGGCTGGTAGCCATAGCCGGTATAACGACGGTTATCTCCCTCTACTATTATATCCGAGTGGCTAGAAACCTGTTTCTCTTTAAGCCTGAGCCCAATTCTGAAAAACTCACGTTTAATCTCAAGTCCAAGTTAATACTTGGGTCATTATTGGTACCGACCCTGTTTTTGGGAGTGTATTTCACTCCACTCATAGAATTTGCAAAACAATCAATAACCATATTAGGACTAAATTGA
- the nuoK gene encoding NADH-quinone oxidoreductase subunit NuoK, producing the protein MNNLLITAISNAVLLSEPALEHFLIVGALLFSLGVLAVLSRRNVIMVLMGVELILNSANLNIIAFSRFTNLSVEGHMIGLFVIIIAAAEAAVALAIVLNMYNRHKTVNLDEINSLKG; encoded by the coding sequence ATGAATAACCTCTTGATCACGGCCATATCAAACGCAGTATTGCTCAGTGAACCGGCACTTGAACACTTTTTGATTGTCGGTGCCCTGCTTTTTTCCCTGGGAGTTCTGGCTGTACTGTCCAGGCGCAATGTCATAATGGTTTTGATGGGTGTGGAGCTGATTCTCAATTCGGCGAACCTGAATATTATTGCCTTCAGTCGCTTCACAAATCTCTCTGTGGAGGGTCATATGATCGGCCTTTTCGTCATTATCATCGCAGCTGCAGAAGCTGCTGTCGCACTCGCCATTGTGTTAAATATGTACAATCGTCATAAGACGGTTAATCTCGATGAAATTAATTCGCTAAAAGGATGA
- a CDS encoding NuoI/complex I 23 kDa subunit family protein, which yields MVHALKKSLVTLKSILTGMKVTMRHLFQPSVTIRYPDVRDELPETARSKLYVNIDDCIGCKLCERACPVNCISIETVQATSDVDLGKTSTGNPKRFWVTNFEIDMAKCMYCDLCVPPCPTDCITMVPEYEYSEFDRNNLLFQFSELSPDKVEEVKEKLEKEQEEKQRQKEEAARKKEAEKNKSEDSPAETKSTEE from the coding sequence ATGGTACATGCACTGAAAAAAAGCCTGGTAACACTCAAATCGATCCTAACTGGGATGAAAGTGACCATGCGCCACCTTTTCCAGCCTTCGGTAACCATTCGATATCCCGATGTACGAGATGAACTGCCCGAAACGGCCAGAAGCAAGCTCTATGTGAATATTGACGATTGCATTGGCTGCAAGCTTTGCGAAAGAGCCTGCCCTGTAAATTGTATCTCCATTGAAACCGTACAGGCTACCTCTGACGTGGACTTGGGAAAAACCTCTACAGGCAATCCCAAGAGGTTCTGGGTTACCAACTTTGAAATAGATATGGCGAAGTGCATGTATTGCGACCTGTGTGTTCCTCCCTGTCCGACAGATTGCATCACCATGGTTCCAGAATATGAATACTCGGAATTCGACCGAAATAACCTGCTATTCCAATTCAGTGAATTAAGTCCTGATAAAGTGGAGGAAGTAAAGGAGAAGTTGGAGAAGGAGCAGGAAGAAAAGCAAAGACAAAAGGAAGAAGCCGCAAGAAAAAAAGAGGCCGAAAAAAACAAAAGCGAAGATTCACCGGCCGAAACAAAATCGACAGAAGAATAG
- the nuoL gene encoding NADH-quinone oxidoreductase subunit L produces the protein MYTSLPLIILALPLLGFVLLIFFGKKLPRKGDWLGTGLLITACILSLVMLFDKFLAHPSETFGSSYEWLVIGSYSISFGIAIDNLASVMLLVVTLVSALVHLFSIGYMKDDVRYTRYFAYLGLFSFSMLGIVLTDNLLFMYIFWELVGISSYLLIGFWYEKKSASNAANKAFIVNRVGDFGMFLGIMILFVNFHTFTFDEIFRLLESGQLPFESTGWLTASGLLIFCGAIGKSAQFPLQVWLPDAMEGPTPVSALIHAATMVAAGVYLVARIFPMLTADALLVVAYIGAITSFLAASVALTQFDIKRVLAFSTISQLGYMILALGVGAYTAGFMHLVTHAAFKAGLFLGAGSVIYAMHKILHEQGDHHTDAQDVRNMGGLKSRMPITYYTFLVFTLAISGIPLTSGFLSKDEILAGTLAFSSMNGHWLLPMLGFLVAGMTAFYMFRLLLLTFHGKPSNEERIAGIKESPLVMTIPLMVLATVSFFVFYSFNPFGAADGWFYEFIDRPLSIVPAALQPAGLSLFNEHLHEVHGSAMGLSILFALGGILLALAMYYWKKIDASSMVKKAGPLYKGSLHSWYFDELYDRVFVNGLFLLTRISKWFDEHIIDAIVNGTAWVTKAVSSFTGLFDDYIVDGLVNATARTADHAGNLLSKVQTGNIQTYLVYVVFSFLILFFLLIQ, from the coding sequence ATGTATACATCATTACCACTAATTATACTGGCGCTTCCTTTACTGGGATTTGTGTTGCTCATTTTTTTCGGGAAAAAACTGCCTCGCAAAGGTGACTGGTTGGGAACCGGCCTGCTGATTACCGCATGCATCCTCTCCCTGGTAATGCTTTTTGACAAATTTCTTGCTCATCCTTCTGAAACGTTTGGCAGCAGCTATGAGTGGCTGGTTATCGGAAGCTATAGTATTAGCTTTGGCATTGCTATTGACAACCTGGCTTCGGTAATGCTCTTGGTAGTGACTCTCGTGAGCGCCCTGGTGCACCTATTCTCTATCGGATATATGAAAGATGATGTCAGGTACACCCGGTACTTTGCCTACCTAGGCTTATTCTCCTTTTCCATGCTTGGCATCGTCCTCACTGACAACCTGCTCTTTATGTACATCTTCTGGGAACTGGTGGGTATCAGCTCATACCTGCTTATCGGGTTTTGGTATGAGAAGAAGTCCGCATCCAATGCCGCGAATAAAGCCTTTATTGTTAACAGGGTGGGCGACTTCGGTATGTTCCTTGGAATCATGATCCTTTTCGTCAATTTTCACACCTTCACTTTCGATGAGATTTTCCGCCTTCTGGAATCCGGTCAGCTACCATTTGAAAGTACAGGTTGGCTGACGGCTTCGGGATTGCTGATCTTCTGCGGGGCCATCGGTAAATCAGCCCAATTCCCGCTACAGGTTTGGCTGCCGGATGCCATGGAAGGTCCGACACCTGTTAGTGCACTTATACATGCAGCCACCATGGTAGCGGCCGGCGTATATCTGGTTGCCCGTATCTTCCCCATGCTTACCGCCGATGCCCTGCTCGTTGTAGCATATATCGGGGCCATTACCTCGTTCCTGGCCGCCTCTGTTGCCCTTACACAATTCGACATAAAGCGGGTACTCGCCTTCTCTACCATAAGCCAGCTGGGTTATATGATTCTGGCGCTCGGGGTGGGCGCCTACACAGCCGGCTTTATGCATCTGGTTACGCATGCGGCTTTTAAAGCGGGACTCTTTCTGGGTGCCGGAAGTGTAATTTATGCCATGCATAAGATCCTGCATGAACAGGGAGATCACCATACCGATGCCCAGGACGTACGTAATATGGGAGGGCTGAAATCAAGGATGCCCATCACCTATTACACCTTTTTGGTCTTTACGCTGGCCATCTCGGGCATACCTTTGACTTCCGGTTTCTTGAGCAAAGATGAGATCCTGGCCGGTACACTGGCATTCAGTAGCATGAACGGACACTGGCTGCTCCCAATGCTCGGCTTTTTGGTAGCGGGAATGACAGCTTTTTACATGTTTCGCTTACTGTTGCTCACTTTCCATGGGAAGCCGTCAAATGAAGAACGAATTGCCGGTATTAAGGAATCTCCACTGGTCATGACCATCCCATTAATGGTACTCGCTACGGTTTCCTTCTTTGTCTTTTACAGTTTCAATCCATTTGGGGCTGCTGATGGATGGTTTTATGAGTTCATAGACAGGCCCCTGAGCATCGTACCTGCAGCCCTTCAGCCGGCCGGACTGAGCCTCTTTAACGAACATCTTCATGAGGTCCACGGATCAGCCATGGGGTTGTCAATACTGTTTGCTTTAGGCGGTATTCTGCTTGCCTTGGCAATGTATTACTGGAAGAAAATTGATGCCTCCAGCATGGTCAAAAAAGCCGGACCGCTCTATAAAGGCTCGCTCCACAGCTGGTATTTTGACGAGCTTTATGACCGGGTATTTGTCAACGGCCTGTTTTTATTGACGCGCATCTCCAAATGGTTTGATGAGCATATTATCGATGCCATTGTAAATGGCACAGCATGGGTAACCAAAGCAGTTTCAAGCTTCACAGGTCTGTTTGACGATTACATTGTTGACGGACTGGTAAACGCTACAGCGAGAACCGCTGATCACGCCGGCAACCTATTGAGCAAGGTTCAGACAGGAAATATTCAAACTTACCTCGTGTATGTGGTCTTCAGTTTTCTGATTCTGTTTTTCCTGCTGATTCAATGA
- a CDS encoding NADH-quinone oxidoreductase subunit J family protein has translation MDVSTLVFYFFSLVTIVSAGIMVFSKNIVHSAFALMFSLLGVAVLYVLLYADFIAATQLLVYVGGILILILFGMMLTSQGLTEKFEAVTVNLLPASLLAAITSVLLIYSYTTTTWPTVIPEERSSTVYDLGILLMNDYVLPFIVVGVLLLIAIIGAILMSTRLTASTNE, from the coding sequence ATGGATGTCAGTACCTTGGTTTTTTATTTCTTCTCGCTGGTTACCATAGTATCTGCCGGCATTATGGTATTCTCTAAAAACATTGTGCACTCAGCCTTTGCACTAATGTTCTCCCTACTGGGCGTAGCGGTTCTTTACGTGCTGCTTTATGCCGATTTTATCGCAGCCACTCAGCTACTGGTCTATGTCGGCGGCATTCTTATTCTGATTCTATTTGGCATGATGCTTACCAGCCAGGGGCTTACTGAAAAATTCGAGGCAGTGACCGTCAACCTGCTTCCTGCTTCCCTGTTGGCAGCAATTACTTCTGTCCTCTTGATTTACAGCTACACCACGACGACATGGCCTACAGTAATTCCCGAAGAGCGAAGCAGCACCGTTTATGATCTTGGAATACTGCTCATGAACGATTATGTGCTGCCATTTATCGTAGTTGGGGTACTGCTGCTGATTGCCATTATCGGGGCCATTTTAATGTCAACTCGCCTAACCGCTTCGACCAATGAATAA